Part of the bacterium genome, GTAGTGGATGCGCCGCTCGAGCACGCCGAAGCTGAGCGCGGCGATCGCCATCAGGACCGCCAGGAGAAACACCGTCAGCGTCGCCGCCTTCCCGAGGTCGAAGAACTGGAAGGCGACCTGGTAGACGTAGTAGAGAAGGAGGTTGGTGCGGTTGTCCGGCCCTCCTCCCGTCATCAGGAAGATTTGATCGACCGACTGGAAGGCGTTGATGCTGGCGATGATCAGCACGAACAGCGTGGTCGGCCCCAACAGCGGCCAGGTGATCGCGCGAAACTGCTGCCACCACGAGGCGCCTTCGATGCGGCCGGCCTCGTACAGCTCGATCGGAATCGTCTGCAGCCCGGCGAGGTAGAAGAGCATGTAGTACCCCGCGTTCTTCCAGATCGTCAGGATCATCACCGCGGGCAGCGCGAGCCGGGGGCTGCCCAGCCAGTTCACCTCGCCCCCCAGGATCCGGTGCAGGTAGACATCCATCAGCCCGTACCCGGGGGTGTAGACGAAGAGCCAGATCGCGGCGGCGCCCACGAGCGGGAGGAGCGTCGGGTAGAAGAACGCCGTCCGAAACGACCCGGTGAGGACGTGCGCCCGGTTGAGCAGCAGGGCCAGCGCGAGGGCGAGGGCGATCGTCACGGGGACGGTGCCGACCAGGAACTGGACGCTGTTGTTGAGCACCTGGCGGAAGACCGGGTCCGACGCCAGCGCCACGTAGTTCCCCACCCCGATGAACGTGGGGTGCGCCACCGTCGCGCTTGCCCGGTAAAGGCTGAGCTCCAGCGAGGAGAGGATCGGGTAATACGTAAAGGTCGCGAGAAAGACGAGGGACGGCAGGAGAAAGAGGTAAGCCTGCCCCCGCGGGCGGCGCCGCCGGGTGCGGGCGGCGGTCGGACGTGCGGTCAACGTGCTGGGGAGGCCGGACGCCTCCTCGGGCGGCATCGCGGCGTCGGGCGGCGGCGCGGGTGGAAGCGCCGCCGCCCGAGGATCCCCGGTCTAGACGTCCGCCATTACTGGTATTTGGCCAGGAGCGCGGTCGCGTCGCGCTGCGCCTGGTCGAGTGCGGCCTGGGGGGTCAACCGCCCCGATTGCGCGGCCTGGACCGCCGTCACGAGGAGCAGGCCGATCTGGTCGACGTCGTGGATCGTCATCTGCTCTCCGGCCACCCGCAGCTGCAGGGTTGCCGTCAGCGCCTGGGGGACCTGAGTCATGTAGTCCTTGAAGCTGGACGCCGACAACTCGGTCTTCCGGATCGGCACGTACCCGGTGCCGATGGTCCACCGCGCCGCCTGCTGCGGGTCGGTCATCCAGCGGATGAACGTCCAGGCCGCGGCCTGATGGTCCGCCGGGATCTTGTTGAAGACGTACAGGCTTCCCCCCCCGGTCGGCGCGCCGTACCGTTTGTCCGCGGGCATGAAGCCGGCGTTCCAGTCAAACTTCGCGTTCGAGCGGATGAACGTCATGTTTCCGGTGGTGGTGTAGATCATCGCCACCTTCTGCTGGATGAAGTCCTGCGGCACCTGGCCCCAGAACGCCGCGCTGGATGGCCCCGGGGGGTGCACCTTGTACTTGTTCTGGAGGTCCAGGATGAACTGGAGGGCCCGGGCGACCTGCGGCGAGTTAAACTTCACCCACTTGCCGTTCGGGTCGAAATAGTTGGCGCCCGCCTCGATGAAGAAGCCCTGGATCACCCACGGCGAGGTATCCACGACGGGGGCCTCGACGCCCCACTGGGTGACGTTGCCGCTCGAGTCGCGGATCGTCAGCTTCTGCGCGTATTCCACGAGCTCGGTCCAGTTCTTGGGCGCCCGGTTGGGGTCCAACCCAGCCTTGCGGAACATGTCCCTGTTGTAGTAGAAGATCGGCGTGCTCCGCTGCCAGGGGATGCTGTAAACGTGTCCGTTCGCGCGCTCGTTGAGCAGCAGGGTCTGGTAGAAGTCGTCCAGCCAGCCCTTCCCTCCGCTCTGCGCGATCAGGTCATCAAGCGGCATAATGGCGTTTCGGTCCAGCAGCGAGAACAGTTCGGGGGTGTCCAGAACGGCCACATCCGGGGGGGCTCCCCCCAGGACCGCGGTCATCGCTTTGGCCATCGTCTCGACGTAGTTGCCCGCGAACACGGGTTCGACGCGTATTCCCGGGTGGCCGCTGTTGAAGTCATTGACCATCTCCGTCATGAGCTTGTTGAGCGGTCCGGAGACGCCAACGGGATAGTAGAACTTCAAGCTGACCGGCGCCTGGGCCCCTACCCGCAGAGGCACCAGGGCCACGGCAACCACAAGCGCGAGCCCCAGCGCCCCAAGGCGCTGTCGTTTCAGCATCGTGCACCCCCTTCTTGCTCACATGTCCGAGTGGGCCCTCGCCCGCCCGGTTTCGCGGCATCTGCGGGAGCACACCAGTCACAGGAAAGGTTCTTC contains:
- a CDS encoding sugar ABC transporter permease, whose protein sequence is MPPEEASGLPSTLTARPTAARTRRRRPRGQAYLFLLPSLVFLATFTYYPILSSLELSLYRASATVAHPTFIGVGNYVALASDPVFRQVLNNSVQFLVGTVPVTIALALALALLLNRAHVLTGSFRTAFFYPTLLPLVGAAAIWLFVYTPGYGLMDVYLHRILGGEVNWLGSPRLALPAVMILTIWKNAGYYMLFYLAGLQTIPIELYEAGRIEGASWWQQFRAITWPLLGPTTLFVLIIASINAFQSVDQIFLMTGGGPDNRTNLLLYYVYQVAFQFFDLGKAATLTVFLLAVLMAIAALSFGVLERRIHYEV
- a CDS encoding ABC transporter substrate-binding protein, whose amino-acid sequence is MLKRQRLGALGLALVVAVALVPLRVGAQAPVSLKFYYPVGVSGPLNKLMTEMVNDFNSGHPGIRVEPVFAGNYVETMAKAMTAVLGGAPPDVAVLDTPELFSLLDRNAIMPLDDLIAQSGGKGWLDDFYQTLLLNERANGHVYSIPWQRSTPIFYYNRDMFRKAGLDPNRAPKNWTELVEYAQKLTIRDSSGNVTQWGVEAPVVDTSPWVIQGFFIEAGANYFDPNGKWVKFNSPQVARALQFILDLQNKYKVHPPGPSSAAFWGQVPQDFIQQKVAMIYTTTGNMTFIRSNAKFDWNAGFMPADKRYGAPTGGGSLYVFNKIPADHQAAAWTFIRWMTDPQQAARWTIGTGYVPIRKTELSASSFKDYMTQVPQALTATLQLRVAGEQMTIHDVDQIGLLLVTAVQAAQSGRLTPQAALDQAQRDATALLAKYQ